TAGTGAAGGTAGCTAATGTTTCAGCCATCTATTTTATTCTCAGGTACAAATACTTCAATTGTTTATAAGAACAATagtcacacagagaaaacacaacAATAAACTACCTACAgtaaaaaaacaggaaaagcctTGAAATTACATTGAATATGAAGTACTTGAAaaaaagctgaacaacctgaaGCCACGATTTAATGCACAAAATGTATTAAACTCTTACTCATTATGCCAAGATCAcaagaaataaactgaaaactGACTTACTGATTCACTGTTAAGTGAGCCCTGCTTTTATGCTCCTTGTGGTAACCTTTAACACAAATAGTGAACAAAACTCCCTTCTCATACCCACAGAAAAAATATCATTTCGAGTACATTGATGGGGAAAACAGAAAGTACAAAACCAAAGATCAAAACAGTTAATAGAACAAAGATCTATTGCATACTGAATGTGACAACTCCCTCTAGTCTTAGAAGTTGTGAGGGTCTTGAAAGCCCAGGAAAGCTCCACTGCATGACTGCCCTGTTAAGCAACAGCTTTTAGCTTTTGTCAGACACTGGATACTAAGATCTTTACTTGGCCCAGTACAAGTGCTGTGTTCTGCTAAATTAATCCAgaggttttttaaatttcagacaCAATCTGTAATTTACTAAAATACCTTCCTGTTTCAGCCCTGGAGAAACACCAAAATCACCGAAATTTGTTCCTCTTCACCAtacataaggaagaaaaaaaccagccaGTTCTACAGTAAACTACTGACATAAAATTAAAGTCAATTTTCCTGAGTACATGTGCATATTTAATTAACACTGGGCTTAGACTTATTTGCCCCATTCAGCAAAAGGTAagatataaatttaatttataatgcACTCAGACTTGTAGAATTTACAAATACTGTCCAtacagagaaaacacatttatgGATCTTAAACATTCAATCAAATTTGCACTCTAGTATTTAGACTGTTCCAAGTTAGAACCTTtcttaacagaagaaaataccattaaaaagttcctctcttttttcagaGCACTAATCAATGGAAAACAAAGCTTATCTTCAACAGCATATAGTGTTTTTCCATAATTAAGTATTTTTGGGTGGGCCAACAGATCAAATTCTCAAAGCAACAAACTTCCAAGATACTAGAAAAATTACTCCAAGGCTATCAGAAATGAGTAACAGCTGAAATTGTTGAGAGAGATCCTAACTTGTCAACCCTTCAGTCAATTCCAACCTTTACTAGCCTCTTTTCGCAGGTCAGCACCCATCTTAATACCTGCCTTCCAATGTGAACTAGTAAATGTCACTGAGGTGGCAGTATTTCCATACAGGCCCTACTCTTCAATGCCATCATCCTAGTTATTGCTTAACATGAATGTACAGAGCTGCATAAACTAAATAATCTTTACCTTGTAGGACATTCATCTTTCTTATCAATGCATATTGTCTGCCCTCGTCCATACCATTCGCCATCATAGTAGAGTCTTCCTTCTTCAGATCTAGCACTATGTAGATGCTTTTCTAATTTGACAGGTGCTAAATTCAGCAATAAAAGTGATTTAATATTAATGTCACAGAAATCAGTTAGGTggttaaatatgttttcatcaAGTTATTTACACAGAATACACATTTTTTCCAACAGTAGTCTGTCTCTTAATAATGACACTGGAAAATTGGAAGCAATATACCTGTTTATTTCCAGTCAGATAATTAAAacttatattttcattttcaaatagaAGCTATCACCTATATGCCTACTGTCCCTTATGTTCCTCACCTCCAAATATGTGATTTTACTTAGCAAGAACATGCTTCTCACTTCAGTGCCAAATGTGAATACCGCTCCTTTCCCACAGTTCTGCTTTTTCAGGATTGTAGCTGGAGTCAATGTGAACAAACTTTGAAATGCACCTGAAAGGTCCAGACGCTCTCAGCTTTCTGCTTAATCTTGTGCAAACACAGGCATAGCTTGCTAATATGAATTGCTGTAAACCACTGTTAgaagcataatttttttaatattttctagaaTTTGTGTCAACAGAAGCAACACCAATCAAGCTACAGATATCAGCATCTCAGAGAGGAGAAAGACAAAAGCCACATCTTCCATCTACTTCACCCCATCCTCCATCACTATACCAGTACTGTAATAAATACAATTTGCCTGGATGCAGTTTGCATCATTGGACACAGCAAGTTCTGTCTTGTGAAACTAGGCCATGCTTACTTACGTTCTGGCTTTACCCTGTGTGGTCCCAGCGTAGCCATTGCCttgaaacacaaaagaaaattaaagttaGTCAGCAGGCAGAGTCATTTTGTCTTAACTGCCATCTTTAGTTGtggagcagcaggcagtggTATTTGCTTTTATATGCAAGTATATACTTGCATTTACGCACAAAAAATACAATGagaattctaaaataaaaatgtgttcaaCAGTGACTCAGTagctaaataaaaaaacattttgacggtgaaaaaaaatcaccttcttTCTTGATTTCAATAACTCAACCTTTTCTAAATTAAATCCTCAAAATTGCTCTTATGTAGTTCTgtcaagaaaacacaaaattacattaactcattctgaaaaacaaaatgccaTACAAACAACctagtattttaatttatatgttATAAACACACAAATATTATTTCATGTAAACTCCAGACCACACATAAccttgggggggaaaaaaaagcactgaagagTTTTTGGGGGttcatttgtttgctttttggggatttttaaaattatttccagaaaaggcaaaacccTAGTAGATCCTGGGTTTGTTGCTATTGTTTAAAACTATGAAAAACGACAGAAAAAGAACTCTAGGGAAAGATATTTTGTGTCTGTTCTTCTGCTGcaatagaaagagaaaaggcagaCAAGTTCTCATATAAAGGTCATATTTTACTTCTTGTTTAGGAAAGAggtacagagaaaaaaacaggctAGAAACTGACTCATAGTCAACTCCCCACCAAGATAATGAATTCACCTAAGTGGATTGCTATTCCATAAGCTGGGATGCACTAGGATACTAGGGGAAGCTTTCCAACTGCAGATGCAAGGCAAGGATAGCATTTCATTACAGCAAGATCCTTAAACTGCCTTACAATCTAAAAAAGGCATTATGCAATTAAAAGCcggatttattttttcaaatatatcaaCTGACTGAACAAATTTCTCTTCCTATAAACCAGGATTCTCTTGTAATCTGAGAAAAACACAGCTCcccatttttatgtaaaaaaattataaggagaggtcaaaacacagaaatcttactatatataaaatattatatatattattatataataaaaaCCTTACTATATGAAAATTACCatatgagattttaaaaaacctgcACATAAAGTAAAATCCTTTCAGACTATCCTATCATAGTTTCTACCCAATTAGCCTAAACTATGAGAAAGCAGATCCACTTAACACAGGCTTTAGGCTTTTACATGGAAAATGGACTTCCCATTTTAGAGATATCCTCTTGCACCCCTTTAATGGATTCCTCTCTATGATTTGGGTAGAATTAGAAGAAATAGCAGTTACAGCTTGAAGTGAAAGGATTAACTGActactgaaaaaagaaaaatctattttgtgTTTTGATCATGTAAGAAATCCAGTTTCATAATTTTAAGTAGCAAAAGGACTAGACATGAACCCAACTAAATCCACAGTATTGGCATTCATCCTTTCATTTTACCTTCCTTATTGTTGTCCAGTCTTCAAGTATATCAAGGTCTTGTAACATATAAACTATATAAGGGCGTGGAAATGTTAGGGAAAACtcttttaaacacaaataataaaaatattctaatatttGTAGAAAGATATTAATAGCTCTGTTCTGCAGATCTTCCACAAAAAGTAtacaaacacaaagaaaagctCAGTGCAAACACATCCATCTTTGAATTATGCAACCTAGAAGTACACTTTAAGAATTATTAAAAGAGATAGTAATAGTATGTAGATACTCAGGGTACTGGAGTTCAATATAAGGATAGGATAAACAGCTGAGATACAACCATTCCATTCctagaagttaaaaaaattattctatttgCAGTAATTcaaattacaattaaaattcaTTGCAATTTCAACATACCACTACATAACAGCACCTACACTAGTATCagcttaaataaaataattatttttacagtattCTGCATCATGTAACTTCAAGAGAAAAGCATGATCAGCACAACGTATCTGAATATCAAATATCTAAAAAACAGGAGGCAGAAAGGCAAAGCCCCCTTCCTTAAACAATCAACTGCCAAGTAAAAAATGTGTACTAGAACAATACATGAACTTCAGAACATAATTCCATATAGTACAGCTATTCCATTACAATAGTCTTCactttttactttgtttctaCCCATTTCATCTCTGAAAAATAAGTTTAGCAAAAGGTGCTatggatgtttttaaaaaaaaaaatctcctaaaaTGGAGAGCAAGCTTAAAACTccatttgaaattttaaaaatctttaaccgctttcaaatttctttttctctgaatagcaaaaaattaaaaatgaaacgCTGAGTAAAATTTCTAGTATTTGCTTTGCACATATCTGACACGTTCACAACTATTTCTAAACTACAATCAAAAGgaacaaattaatttactttaaaactgAAAGGTTTTTTAGCTTTATAAACAGCCTGAAATTGCTGAGATTTTATACAGAATATTATATATTAGTATTTTTGGTTTGGAACATACTCTAAAATGGCAAGGTAACTCACAATTCACAGAATCCAATGCTATTTATATGGTCAGTTGGTGAAGTTCAAGTGGCCTAACTTGATTCTGCTTTTGCCTTGtaaatctttttctttaagagttagaaaaatcaactttttgaaacattttctaCATTAAACTAGTAGCTAGGTAAGAGAATcttaatttcaattttcatgATGGTATGATGTGTCAACGTGGCTTCTGTAATCTGAATTAGAACAATGTCTGCCATGCAATAATCAGTTTTGATAATGCATTATCATTTCAACTTCATATTAATGACATATGTAATAAAATTAGCTATAAAACTGCAAACTCTACTAAAAAGAACAACGATTTCAGTAAAAGGATATCTGATACAACAACAGGTTTCTTCTTATCTGGGCTAAATGgatccttccttttcttcctggacTGGAGCTCATCATTCCATAATTCTGGAAAAGTATAATAAGAACATGCTATGAATCAGAAACATTTACGTGTTTATCTCTTTTTATAGCAGAAAACATtgcccaaaaccaaaaaataacattttcaggTGAGATGCTGTTTCTGAACAGAATAAAGGTGCTTATTCAAGATTCAAAGAATTACAAGATTATGTAGACATAGATTAATACTCTCAAAACACACAACGGATGCTGACAATTATTAAACCAAAGCTGAAGTTTAAATTCAACCCCCTGCCCAAAGTCTACAGTTGAATAACATTCTACCAGATAATCTAAAACTCACCAGACCTACTATGTGTACAGTCAACTAATCAGTACCCAGCAGAAGattgaaaacaaataataaaaaagcaaactgaatTTCTATCCACCTGAGGTAATGTCAATGCTATGTCTGTCCTCTTCAAGTCTTCTGATCTTCTCTTCTAGTTCACTTTGTACAGTATCATACAAGAGAAGCTTCTCACTCTATAAAAGCAAAGTTACAGATTTTTACATTCGTGAGTTCAATAATCTAAATATTGACAATTTAAGGCATCAGTGGAAGGAACATAAGAATAGCTTTTTCAGAAGCCACAAAGCATATGACATCTCCCTCTATCCACGTTCTTAGCATGAGATCCTATCTCCTTAAAGACGTCACACTCGCTTAGCACAAGTGAAAATATAATTGCGCATTTATCAACTACTGGTACCAAGAATAATTAAAAGCACGCAGCTATCCCTCCAGAATAACTCTCTGCATTTTGACACATGGTATttttgtggaaagaaaagatttattCACTTCACTTATGTGAAGTAGTAACCTCTAAGCCACCTTTCATTACAAATCACAAAAGCTAATATTTTCATGGGAAGCTTTTTATAAAGCTACCTCCTACACTAAATGACAGTTTCTTACAGATCAGTTACTCTTTAGCATGAAAACCCACTAAATTCTCTAAAAGAGTAACTTGTAATTAAGCCGAGTTCCAAGCCTTAAGGAAATAACTTTACTGCTCTTTCATAAGCTTGGACGTTTCCAAAACTGAGTAGAAAATACAGCCAATTGTTCAATTTTAACATTCACTTTCAGTGAGCAATGTCTTCAACAACTCTGGAAAACAGAGAGCTTGGACTTACTGAAAAAACAGCGGAAGCAGCTCAAGTCAATGCATCCAGCTATCTGCTACCATGTGTCTGTCAGAAGCTGCAGTTCCCTACAGCCAAATGAGCAGATGTCTGCACCTCAActgctcctgcccacagcacagcaacagAAACTTCCCTTAATCAGTGTTCAACCTGGTTTGCTGGAGTGAAGCAAATCAGTCGAGGAATGGACAAAGAACCCTATTCCACTAAATGACTGTCACACTTACCATTCCCTCAAGTGACAAAGTACTCAAATTCTGAAGACTTcctttcacatattttttaacCCATCATtataaaaaacatttcccaggTGAATTTAAAAGGCAGAAGCCTCTTTACATATCTCTGAAGTGACAACTGAGTGTTATCTGTTCTGAGAccattttaaaactgcattttaaaattgaatagTGTTTGTGTTTAGATATGTGTTCTGCTTCACACAGCTGGTAACAAATAAGATGTGAAAAGCTATTACAGGCATCAGAGGCATTCTTACTGAATAGTTATATTCCAGAGCAACAGTAATTCTACAAGCAGCATTTCTGATTTAATAGAGCTTTTCCCCGCAAGAGACTTGTACTGGATGGTGAATTCTGAATATTTCACATAACAGCAAAACAAGGGACAAAGACCACCTCAAAGAGGAATAATACACGGCCAAAGCAAATCATTCAATCATAGATAAGAGACCTTGCAAGCCTTACAAGATTCTGTCCAGCCTCAGGAGCAAAAACAGCCAGTAATGAGTCATCCTTCATAATACCTAAttccttcccaaggcatcaagaaaatggaaaactttTCTAAAGTACACATGCATATTCTTACTTTACTGGTATACTAGGAACCAGGAAGTCTGGAATATAGTGTGAACCACTCAGAAGAAAACACCTTTAAGCAACTGTAAGGGGGCTGAAGAGTACTATGATGAAAAGCTCAGGATCTAAGCAGCTATGTACAGCACTGGACATACAGGTACTTGAGTGTTTGTACAACAGTATCCAGTATTTAGATATGCAAACCAGAACCTTTATGTtcaaggaaatatatttttcttggaaCTACTTTTGAAATGACAACTCTATCAGCAGCTGTATAACGTATCTCAAAAAGactttggttttgttattaaaatgtaAGGCATTTTTCGCTAAAATTATGTCAGATACTTTAGTTACCTTCTTGGTAACCTTTTtgtaaaaaaggtaaaaaaaattatgtgggAATCTATTAATAAGAACttgataatgaaaaataagaagcCTTAGTgctatatgtatatatatgcaaaGCCAAACTAATAAAAAGCTCTTCTGCATCTTCATTAACAACTCAGACACAGGACTTGAAGGAATAGTAAGTAAGTTTGCCAACAACACTAAATTGGGAGGGGCTGCTGACTCCCTCAAGggcagagaggccctgcagagagactttGTCAAATTAGAAGGTTGGGCAATTGCCAACCAAATGAACTTAAAAAAGAACAAGTACTGGATTCTGCATCTGGGACAGGGTAatcctggatgtacagacagactggggaatgagaggctggagagcagcaccacagaaagggacctgggggctCTGGATGACAGAAAGCtgaatatgagccagcagtgccctggcagccaggagggtaAACTGTGTtctggggtgcatcaggcacagcatggccagtggggcaagggaggggattgtcctgctctgcactgggacagcctcacctcgagtgctgggggcaggttGGGTGCCACAATATCAGAAAGCTATTAAGCTAATAGagagtgtccagaggagggccaggAGAATGGTGAAGGttctggaggggaagccatatgaggagtaGCTGAGGTCACTTAGTCTGTTCAGCCTGAGGAGACTGCAGGGAGACCTCATCTTGGTCTTCAATATCTTCACAAGGGGAAGCAGAAGGGCAGGTACCAATTTCTTTACTCTCGTGACCACGGACAAGATTTGAGGAAAAGGCAtgaagctgagccagggcagATTTAGGTTGAGGAAAAGgctcttcacccagagggtggttgagcACTAGAACACGCTCCCCAGAAAAGTGGTCCCAGCTTGtctgagttcaagaagtgtttggacaacactccTAGGCACATGGTTTGATTCTTCagtgtcctgcacagggccaggaattggactagatgatcttgatgggtcccttctaactcagcaCATTCCATTATTCTAATTTTTAGATGTTTCAAATAACCTCTTGCATGGGCTTAAATATCACACAACAGTTGCGTTCAAATAGCaaataacagcaataataaaaacatgCACTGAACCTGAAAAGCATGACAGACAGTACAGTTAGATGAGATTAGCTATCAATGTGAAACAGCTGGCACAACCTCACAGTGCTGTCGAGAGGCTTGAATTTCACATTCATATTTGTTCTTCACAGATTCCAGACAAAGCTCTCTATAGATACCTGTAATCAGACAAATTACAGCAATATTACTTTCTTTAGCAAATATCCGACTTCAGAATTCTATTTTAAGACTGCCTGCAAGTCCCAACATATATGCACACagtggaaaatacagaaaaattacattagGTGCTTAGAGTGGCTGGCTgcttaaaagaataaaaataagtaaaccCTTAATTCTGAAGatctgagaaaaataaaatgctattttaacTCCCTCTCCTGTCAGCCAATAAATTACACCAGTGGTCACACTAACTTTAGAAAACATATCCATTTCATATTTCTGATCAAACTATCCTGAATATTATCAGTTTTCAAACTTAAGTACTGACTGGCCTCTTCTATTTTCTAATTAGAGTTTAAAATAAGGTTTTAGGGTTTTAAAACAGCTAGAAAACtggttgaaagaaaaaaggttttacaAATTAATATTTGGAATAAGACTTACTTTATAATGCAAGATCTTATTAAACTACAATAATTAACATGACTGTTCCATTCTTAAAAGCAGTCACCTTGTGAAAAAGGGTACCCCTTCTAAGTATTAGGAGCGTTTTTAGACATTTCTGGAGATGTGTccacaaagcagctgaaaaaaactATGAGGTACCTGAAATGTAGTATCTGGCAAGCATCTATAGAACTTGATTTAAAATGCAATGCATTCAACAGAAAACACTTACATTGCTTCAGATTAGAAACTTGAGGAGTTACGTTTGCACATACAGTGGTGGTGTCTTGCAACTAAAGAACTTTCAAAATCACCTTCCCTTATAATTCAACTTATTATAAATGAACACTACTAGAGGAACAGAACTACTAGCAGCTATCTCTCTGAAAACCAAACCAGTAAGTGTTGCATCAATCATCTTTCCACAGTGAAGCTATTCTAGAattcaaaatgttcttttcttacATTGCTATGTTATgctggcttttattttcttaatatttacaGCTGACTGGCATAATTAGGTCACTGTTTATTTGCCCGAAATTGAAAAATATAGGTATGAAGAACTGACCTGGAAGAAAGTTGTTTTTCTGACTTGCTATTTTGTGTGAATAGCACCTTAGAGAGCTGAGGAACACAAGTTTCTTTTCTAACACAGATTCAATTATATCCTAAGTTTAGCTAAATACAGTTTAGTTTAGGGTTTTTGTCAccacttcctcctccttcttaGGTAACCACAGGTCCTTATGGGTTACTTGCTGGAACTCAAGTCCTGCTATTACCCACTGCTGTCAAGCTCTCAAACAGTAAGAGCAAATAAGGCAGTTCTGCAGTCTCTTGCTTTCTCTGGAATAATTTTATCAAAGTCATTCAGTTGGGGACAAATGGAAAAACCTCCTATTTTCTATTCTCAGCTT
This portion of the Vidua chalybeata isolate OUT-0048 chromosome 6, bVidCha1 merged haplotype, whole genome shotgun sequence genome encodes:
- the BRMS1L gene encoding breast cancer metastasis-suppressor 1-like protein isoform X2; the encoded protein is MPVHSREKKENNHDEMEVDYGENEGSSSEEEETESSSVSEEGDSSEMDDEDCERRRMECLDEMSNLEKQFTDLKDQLYKERLSQVDAKLQEVIAGKAPEYLEPLAALQENMQIRTKVAGIYRELCLESVKNKYECEIQASRQHCESEKLLLYDTVQSELEEKIRRLEEDRHSIDITSELWNDELQSRKKRKDPFSPDKKKPVVVSGPYIVYMLQDLDILEDWTTIRKAMATLGPHRVKPELP
- the BRMS1L gene encoding breast cancer metastasis-suppressor 1-like protein isoform X1, giving the protein MPVHSREKKENNHDEMEVDYGENEGSSSEEEETESSSVSEEGDSSEMDDEDCERRRMECLDEMSNLEKQFTDLKDQLYKERLSQVDAKLQEVIAGKAPEYLEPLAALQENMQIRTKVAGIYRELCLESVKNKYECEIQASRQHCESEKLLLYDTVQSELEEKIRRLEEDRHSIDITSELWNDELQSRKKRKDPFSPDKKKPVVVSGPYIVYMLQDLDILEDWTTIRKAMATLGPHRVKPEPPVKLEKHLHSARSEEGRLYYDGEWYGRGQTICIDKKDECPTSAIITTINHDEVWFKRPDGSKSKLYISQLQKGKYSIKHNHN